AGCAAATGAACAAAGAAAGATCATAATCTGAGCTTGAGATTGGACTTTAATTCTTCCAACTCCTTTCCTTGTtgctaaaaatttcaaaatgccCATTGTAAAAACGACAAAGGGAACAAAAGCAAGAGATAACAAGCTACAATTAGTACTGAATTTGGAAGGATGTTGGAATCAGTTCAATACCTGATGCAACTTCTTCCATGTGCAGTCCCATCTTTCCTGTAGTAAGCACCATTCCATGGCCATATCATATTCAAGGGTGTTAGGCTGAGAACAATGTGAGGTAGATACAGCTTCTTTCTGGCAATAAATGCAGTCGAGAGAGAACATTAATAAGAATATACTAGCTCAAAAAACAAAcatgaaagagaaggaaagaaaaagaatccgAAAGGTAAACTTTTGTAAGTTCATGAGTGCGTGAACTGATGCATGTACAAGACCATGTGCATGCAAGTgattacatacatacaagtcTGCTTGTGCAAGTGAGAAAGGAGTGGAAAACGCACCATCTCTCGTTGCATTTGGGCTCTAAGTTTATCAATAACAAGATGACCGACAAAGGTTGACTGCTTTCCTGGGAAGGAAGGATTCACAATTCTGCCAACAAGAGGCCTGAAAAATACACACATAATAGTAATAATTAAAGAAGCAACAGGATGGCCACTTGGTCTAGCTGCAACATTCCCTCTGTTAAACTAGAGGTCAAGAGTTCAAACCCCCCTCCCCTACCTATTATCGGGCATTAAcaacaaaatacaaagaaaaaagaagcaatgtGGCAAGAAATTCAGAAAGCAAGACAAAGAACAAGTCCACAACGCTATGTAACAAGTGCCATCATTCACTATTATAAGCTCCAAACAGATAGATACCAAAAGGGGCGAGCACCATGAAACTTTCCAATGGAGAGCCAATGGGACAGCAAAATGTCCATTCTATCAAACATCAATGTAATATCTGCTTCCACAAAATAAAATTGCTCTTCATATTTAAATGGAAAGGGGGAAGAGAACATAAGTGAGAATATACATACAGCACAACAAACCACAAACGGTTATTTCAGTACATATTGTGCAAAGGAGCCTAGTAAGTGAGGGAAGCGATTGACAGACCATACAGGAGACACACATGTTCCATACATGACATATATTAATTCATAACAAAACCAAGAATCCTATCTACGGCCAAAAAATCCAAGAAAAGTGAAAGAAGCTATGAAGACACTGTTTTACACGAGGAAGAGAAACCAAGTAACCAACAGTCAAAAAGCAAGTTGtgattcacaaaaaaaaaaaaacacacaagaaGTGGACAGTAATAAGGAAAAGATTTCAATATCAATATGTCCTGAAAGGCCTATCCTCTAGCTTCCAGAAGCTGAATGTCAGCGCATTGTATTCATACAGATTCTTGGAAATCGTAATTGAGCTTAACATAGCAACAAGAGTTGTGATCACACAGATGGTTTCTCTTATTCCTTTCTAGAACAAGGCACACTATCAAGAAGGCAATGCAAACAATGGTCATCTAGCGATAGTGgattgtacaacggtccactttgaaggtttggaattgctccccTCTCTCACTCATTGCAACTCATACCATTAGAAAGCTGACACGTTGAACTTTGGTCATGAGAGGAACCACATTAAGCAAAAATGGCAATGTAATAATAGCACCGGCTTCTGATTTATTTATTAGGTTTTCATTAAGTGCTGTCACTAAAGAGACCAgtcgatttattttttttaaattacaaaattaGGAATTTAAAGAATTGAGCAGTCTATGAGAAAGCACTTTAGTGCTTTTACTAAGATGTCTACAGGAAAAGCAAAATGACAAAATATGGAAGAACCATTACAATGGTGAGCACAAAGTTTTACGCTTACCTCTCATTACATATCAATAAGCAACCCTTATGTAATTTTCTAACAAGTTCTTGTGCCGCTTCCTTTGTTTTGAATATAACAAGAGCTTGACCTGTGCATCACAGAAAACAGGATGTCGTATTAGAGTTATCCACAGCGCAGAGAATACCATATACACATTATTTCATGTGCTTACGAAAAACATCGAACTTTTATGATAACTattacagaaaagaaaaaagagcacTTTCTACTAAATGAATCCCCTAATTCATACCAAAATGAGGACTAGAATATGCGGTCTGCTGAATCATTTTAGCTGTGCAACTTGTCTTAAAGCCTCGTGAAACTATATCCTGAAATATTATTAGCAAATCATTatgatgaaagaaaaaagaaatacagaGAAACAACACAAAGGCAGTGATTACTTaagatgaaaaatataagaagaaTGCTATAACCATATAACCAATGCGAGAGAATGTGAAAATGCAGCAGAACACTTCACTTCATTTAAATAAAACTATGTCAATATTTGCAATAGtctatattaattattatcatGCACCACAAACCACAGTGAAATAATAAAGCAATTAAGTTTATAAGGAAACCTCAAAAAGCATAACTACAAACTTTAATGTGAATATTACCTCTACCTCTACTGAAGTATAAGCTGGATCCAAATTTTCAAGCAGGACAAGAGTTCCTTGCTTATATGCAGTTTGCATTCTTTCTTCCCAGGGCTGATAACATATGAAGAATGATACATAAGTCGAAAGATTCTCATTTGACTTCTTGAAATAATGGCATTTATAATCCTTTTAGCAACAAGTAGACACTCAAAATGTAAAACATAAACATGAAGCTCATTCAGAGAAGGCAAATATGATAAATCCAAAGTATAAAAGAAGTGAAACGAATACTTACAAGCTCTTTGAACCAATTTCTTCTGTCCTGCAAtcccattttttaaaaaaaaaaaaagagaggagagagaaaatgtaaGAAATATTTCATCTTAACTGGAATATTGATGTCACATCAAGAACAGGGATAGGCATTAGATACATAAATGAGGAGAATCTTCCTTGCAAAATTATCAAATGGACATGAACAAATTCATTAAGAAGATCAAAAGAGCATTGCTAAAGCAACAATTGGCTTCAAAGAAGCGGCAATTTgctttgaaaattattttaaggGAAACCAGAATTTTAAGTCTGTACAGTGAGCCAAACAATCAAGTTGTCAGCTTCTACttatattttctcattttctaaATAGTCTGAGATATGTGTCAGGTTGCAGCCAGTGGACTATAGATGGGCCATCACACATTTATGAAAATAGGCAACTTAGATACTCTATCACTTAAATCATAAACCCTTCCCATCGCTCAAATCCTTTCACCCTCCACCTCATGCCTAAGCAGCACCTCAGGTGTTGCTAAACTTGTTTTAGCTTGAATTACAACCCCCACCCAAAAATCCAGCTTTTGCATGAAGTATTTGGCCCCAAATAATTGTTTAGTTTCTTCACATCATACCaagattattttaaaatttctttactTGTCTGATTTTAAAACTATTTCAGTTGGCACCAAGTTTGTTGCATGTTGTCCAACGACTATGCTTATCCTTATGCCTCATTTAGATCACAATGAAACTTCCACTGATAAGCATATCATCATTATTATCTAACCCTTAACCCCAACAATCCAAGGCCTGTTTGGGGAAGGGTTAATGGGAATTAATAGGGGCGGAGTAATGAAGGAATAAAACTCCCCGAGAGTAGACGGGGAGTTCAGGGGTTTCTTTCTACGGAGAGCCTTTAACAAGGCAGAGGGAGGAAAACTCAAACCCTAGTTACCATGGTGGAGGTTAGACTATCTTTGCCACTCAAACAGAAATGGGGGCTAATGAAGGTGAACATGAGGAACTTTTGTCCACCAAATTGAGGTCGAAAGGAGGTTAATGGATTTGACTTCCAAAAATGTCCATCAACACTCAAAAAGAACATATTACTTAAGCTCATAGATGTAACATTAAGTGAGAAACCTCCCACTCGGCTAATCCATTCCTATTTATTCTCCTCCCAAGCCGTAACGCTAATAACCTTCATTCCACTCAACTTCCCCTTACTCCCAGGCAAGTAAAATAATTGTCTTTAACTCTTTCTCTCTCAGTCAATATTATCAAAAGGGTAAGGTGCCTTTAAGTTCCAAGCCCCATTATTCGCCAAGGTAATAGGCACTAGCCCAAGTGAATTGAGGCACAAAATTGGATTAACAAATTAATCAGAAAACTAAAATTATAAGGAAACTAGACAGTGCCCAACACTCCCAAAAAAAATGGCAGAAATCATTAAAAGAGTGCTCGTTTCACCATATATCTcgaaaataatattgtttctCAGTTGAGCATTCCTGACAGAGTGAAGAGCTCAAGTGGGAGGTCTTGCAATCATTAGCCACACAGAGGAACGGGTGGAGCAGGAGTTCataaaaactaataaaagtCGGAGTTCataaaaactaataaaagtTTGGTTTGGGAGTGCTATTATAAATTTAAAACCCATAAAGGTCTAGGTGAGGGGTCAGCCTTGGATCTTAAGATGAAGTTCGGTTTATAAGAGAAAGGTGCGGTGTTTGTTTAACAACGGATCGTAggttgagatggtgaacttgacaGCCGTAACTATTAGCGCAAGTGGGTAGtcatgagttcaagtctcataaGTGTTTCCATTATCGCAATTTGTGAGATGGGCCTTTGCCAAGAGTGTACGAATACCACCATGTGTTATCTTCCCGCATTGGGCCTCAACCTAAATCTCAACTGGTCCATGGGAGTTGTCAGTCTTCCATGTAGCCCGAGGTTTACCAGTAAGTTGTTCGTTGAGCAACTGGGTGGGTTCCATTACCAAAAAAAtcttatgtttgtttatttgacTTGGTGGATTTCTCCTACACTCAAATGAGCCATGGTTTTTCTTAATTTAGGTTTTCCACGTTAAATCTTATGCCTCCCTTATTGCTTTTGTGATGGTTCATGTTTATTAACTTCCGCATAATTCAAATTACTCACAATTCATAAGGCATCAGACTACAAAATGGTGTTAGGAGGAATTAGGAATGTTCAAGTATTTCTTGAGTTTGTGCTTACATTGCACTCATTTGTTTGCAGACCATGCATAAGTTTATCCTTACCACATCGCACAAGAAAATTATCCACCATAAAATAAAGGGAAAGAAGCAATCAATTGCAAAAGATAATATAAATCTTCGAAACACAACTTACAACATCCGGTCTTCGATTGGCTTCGACTACTTGATGATCAATTGTATTTTCTTCATCCAAAGGTTGTTTAGTAGATTCTTTAGGCAACTTTCCATCATGCTTCTCATCGAGTTTTGGCTTCTTGAAAGGTCCATTCTCGATCTTTGCGATTTGGGAGATTACTACCCTTTGGGGCTTTATAGTTTTTTCTTCCTCCAAAGGTTGTCTAGAAGATGTTGCTTTAGGCAACTTGCCATCACTCTGCGCTGGAAGCTTCTCCTCGACTTTTGGCTTATTGGACGAGCTATTCTCAGTCTTTGAAGgtttagatttagatttttcTTCGGAAATAGGAGCACCTTTTGTTGAGGCTTTTGTTTTGGGATCATGACCAAGGTTTTGTACATGATTCTCGTTCTTCTCCTCGAATACTTTCACAGGATTGTCAAGCTTTGGCCTCTTCGATGGCCTACATTCCAATATATCTAAATTCCCAGTAGAATTTACCTTGTTTTCATCATCAACCTCATTAACAATGACTTTGCAAACTTTACCCTGATTTCTGTTGCAATCAACTTTAAAGCTTGATGTGGCTCTTTCATCCATGTTTTCTCGTATATCAGAATCCTTTTCAGTTAACTTCACAGCCACATTAGATGAAGGCTTTTCTCCAACTGGAGATTTCTGCTTAATTGATGAAGCTTTCTGCTCAGAATTTTCATTGACATTCAACCTTGTATTGGTTTTCTCACCAGAAGTATTTCCCAGCCTATCATTAGTCGTTGTAACTTCACCCGACTGTACACCTACACTAGCAGCCTTTTGGgggattgatttttgtttatccAACGAAACTTTCAGATCTGCATTTTCTTTCGCTTTAGAATTCAAGGAGGTCTTTTCGCTCGAGATTTTTGCCGGTAAATCGTTCCTTTTGTCAATTTCAGAAGACTCCACATACACACTAGAACCATAATTTTCTCTAAGTGTAGACTTCATTTTAGTCAATGAATCCTGTGTCTTCAAAGTTCTGTGTTCTTCCAATGTGTCTTTTTTGGATAAAATAACTGTTTCAGCCCTTGGTACAGCATTCCCACTAACTTTATTTTCGTCTGAATCAATTTCAACACCATCAGCCCTTGGTATAGCATTCCCTCTAGCTTTACCATCAGCCCTTTGTATAGCATCCCCACAAACTGTATTTTTGTCTGATTCAATTGCAACACCAAGAGACTTCAAAAGATCCTGTCTgtttaacataaatttaactgcGACGATGCAGCAAGCATATAGGGATTCAATATAAACTGAACaggaacaaacaaagaaaattgcAGAACATAAGCCAAAATAACTGAGGGGATAAAAAAAACTATACCTTCAATCCCAGCAATCTTTTCATTTATCTTATCTGATATTTCACAGAGGCCGACATCAAAGGTACGGTAAAATATGAAGTCAGCCAACCGTACCTGCTCATCTGAAGGTTGTAGATTTCGCTCATCCTTTGAAATGCAAACAACATTGCATTTTCCAGCAATTGCTTCCTGATTGACAGATACACCATTGAAAACTAGATAAGAGGACTTCTACCCAATACCCATTGCATCAAATAGCACTAAACATAATTATCAATGTCATTCTCATTAGTTTTCATCACCAAAACACAAATACACAGGCTGTTCAAATCTGTGAAGATGTTAAACTTTCAAAATAAGCACTTCTCAATTCAGTAGCAATGGTTCCATATTAAAAGGATAAACATCTCCtatgcacaaggctctcgcTGTGGGCGGGGTTcgaggacatgcaagatgtacacagaccttacccccacataatatgtggagaggctatttccaggaattgaacctatgacctctaggttgcatcctTGCAACTCCACCACTGTGTTCATTACCAACACTTCACATATTTAAGTATTTTAAATAAATCCATAATACAATATTTTCCTCATTGTGAATTAGACAAATAGAAACATACAATAATCAAAAAGATGCGGAGAAcataaatttatatatgttCAAACATAAATGTGGCATTGCATTTACCGAAATACATTGGCGAATAAGCCAAAAGTTAGGAACATCGTGAGTGTGTGAATTCTTTTCCTAGAGAGAAACAACTAATAGATCCTACGCTTTTGT
This genomic window from Tripterygium wilfordii isolate XIE 37 chromosome 9, ASM1340144v1, whole genome shotgun sequence contains:
- the LOC120006177 gene encoding protein ANTI-SILENCING 1-like isoform X2 yields the protein MERVDDGENVEFRWGKKRGIGGKKKDVRFYESFNYDNVEYTLYDCVYLYKEGEPEPFIGKLIKIWETSDKTRRIKVLWFFRPCEILNYLGAEAPLDNELFLASGDGVGLTNINPLEAIAGKCNVVCISKDERNLQPSDEQVRLADFIFYRTFDVGLCEISDKINEKIAGIEDKNTVCGDAIQRADGKARGNAIPRADGVEIDSDENKVSGNAVPRAETVILSKKDTLEEHRTLKTQDSLTKMKSTLRENYGSSVYVESSEIDKRNDLPAKISSEKTSLNSKAKENADLKVSLDKQKSIPQKAASVGVQSGEVTTTNDRLGNTSGEKTNTRLNVNENSEQKASSIKQKSPVGEKPSSNVAVKLTEKDSDIRENMDERATSSFKVDCNRNQGKVCKVIVNEVDDENKVNSTGNLDILECRPSKRPKLDNPVKVFEEKNENHVQNLGHDPKTKASTKGAPISEEKSKSKPSKTENSSSNKPKVEEKLPAQSDGKLPKATSSRQPLEEEKTIKPQRVVISQIAKIENGPFKKPKLDEKHDGKLPKESTKQPLDEENTIDHQVVEANRRPDVDRRNWFKELPWEERMQTAYKQGTLVLLENLDPAYTSVEVEDIVSRGFKTSCTAKMIQQTAYSSPHFGQALVIFKTKEAAQELVRKLHKGCLLICNERPLVGRIVNPSFPGKQSTFVGHLVIDKLRAQMQREMKEAVSTSHCSQPNTLEYDMAMEWCLLQERWDCTWKKLHQQQGKELEELKSNLKLRL
- the LOC120006177 gene encoding protein ANTI-SILENCING 1-like isoform X1 codes for the protein MERVDDGENVEFRWGKKRGIGGKKKDVRFYESFNYDNVEYTLYDCVYLYKEGEPEPFIGKLIKIWETSDKTRRIKVLWFFRPCEILNYLGAEAPLDNELFLASGDGVGLTNINPLEAIAGKCNVVCISKDERNLQPSDEQVRLADFIFYRTFDVGLCEISDKINEKIAGIEVKFMLNRQDLLKSLGVAIESDKNTVCGDAIQRADGKARGNAIPRADGVEIDSDENKVSGNAVPRAETVILSKKDTLEEHRTLKTQDSLTKMKSTLRENYGSSVYVESSEIDKRNDLPAKISSEKTSLNSKAKENADLKVSLDKQKSIPQKAASVGVQSGEVTTTNDRLGNTSGEKTNTRLNVNENSEQKASSIKQKSPVGEKPSSNVAVKLTEKDSDIRENMDERATSSFKVDCNRNQGKVCKVIVNEVDDENKVNSTGNLDILECRPSKRPKLDNPVKVFEEKNENHVQNLGHDPKTKASTKGAPISEEKSKSKPSKTENSSSNKPKVEEKLPAQSDGKLPKATSSRQPLEEEKTIKPQRVVISQIAKIENGPFKKPKLDEKHDGKLPKESTKQPLDEENTIDHQVVEANRRPDVDRRNWFKELPWEERMQTAYKQGTLVLLENLDPAYTSVEVEDIVSRGFKTSCTAKMIQQTAYSSPHFGQALVIFKTKEAAQELVRKLHKGCLLICNERPLVGRIVNPSFPGKQSTFVGHLVIDKLRAQMQREMKEAVSTSHCSQPNTLEYDMAMEWCLLQERWDCTWKKLHQQQGKELEELKSNLKLRL